A single Pseudoalteromonas phenolica DNA region contains:
- the lgt gene encoding prolipoprotein diacylglyceryl transferase, with the protein MEFPQIDPIIFSIGPLSVRWYGLMYLIGFAFAMWFGKRQAAKPNSGWKTEEVDDLLFYGMIGVILGGRVGYVLFYQFSYLLENPLYLFKIWEGGMSFHGGALGVITAIFIFAWRTKRSPFAVGDFVVPLVPVGLLAGRIGNFINGELWGRTSDVPWAMVFPTGGPLPRHPSQLYEAFFEGLVLFIMLIWFAKKPRPTGSVAGLFLFGYGFFRFCIEYFREPDAHIGLYGGLISQGQILSMPMIIAGLGIMIWAYKTKPAAQK; encoded by the coding sequence ATGGAGTTTCCACAAATTGATCCCATCATTTTTTCGATTGGGCCTTTAAGTGTCCGTTGGTACGGACTCATGTATTTAATCGGCTTTGCGTTTGCAATGTGGTTTGGTAAGCGTCAAGCAGCAAAACCAAACTCAGGTTGGAAAACAGAAGAAGTTGATGACTTATTATTTTACGGCATGATAGGTGTGATTTTAGGTGGTCGAGTTGGTTATGTGCTGTTCTATCAATTCTCCTATTTATTAGAAAACCCACTTTACCTTTTCAAAATCTGGGAAGGGGGCATGTCATTCCATGGTGGCGCATTAGGTGTGATAACTGCCATTTTTATTTTCGCTTGGCGTACTAAACGTTCACCTTTTGCGGTTGGCGACTTTGTCGTACCATTGGTTCCTGTTGGTCTATTGGCTGGCCGTATTGGTAACTTTATCAATGGTGAATTATGGGGCCGTACGTCAGACGTGCCTTGGGCGATGGTATTCCCAACTGGTGGGCCATTACCGCGTCATCCATCGCAATTATACGAAGCTTTTTTCGAAGGCCTAGTGTTATTTATTATGCTCATTTGGTTTGCTAAAAAGCCACGCCCTACGGGCAGTGTCGCTGGCCTATTCTTATTCGGTTACGGTTTCTTTAGATTCTGTATCGAATATTTCCGCGAACCTGACGCCCATATTGGTTTATATGGCGGCCTGATTTCACAAGGCCAAATTCTATCAATGCCAATGATCATTGCTGGCCTTGGTATTATGATTTGGGCATATAAAACAAAACCAGCCGCACAAAAATAA
- a CDS encoding DUF6136 family protein, protein MKHYFSYRHQAFSLAINELFKQLQQFVLMLMTMFYIFLPGLIAGLFFGLGKIVQSSSEVVSMQVGLAYLIFQSLLMTVLKPAILDLKHRTFHTTLLKNKFPQILSDITALMMCHLLFGLSVFLMIAMGADKLSRAPHYLVFAFTQLSFALVLMYRPAAVIWASVLAFIGLLFFESVLMFFLALNLLLLISLYLPKRLNCSYQITITPWTFWLSYFKDNIWSLTWRFTMSGLVFWAVFIIVTERSDLVHWYALGGALINQLWWSSLFIETNKYVKEHRLFWRSLNQLPQIKRSQHAYLIALSSMFTLPMLCLFSSHLSMWVSLLITPLVLILCKNRPQFMAVVWASLAISFIMLMVIF, encoded by the coding sequence ATGAAGCATTACTTTTCATACCGTCATCAGGCATTTAGTCTCGCCATAAATGAGCTATTTAAACAGCTTCAACAGTTTGTACTTATGCTCATGACGATGTTTTATATTTTCTTACCAGGACTTATTGCGGGCTTATTTTTTGGCTTAGGTAAAATTGTACAAAGCAGCAGTGAAGTGGTCAGTATGCAAGTCGGTTTGGCATATTTAATTTTTCAATCTTTGTTAATGACTGTGCTAAAACCTGCGATTTTAGACCTAAAACATCGTACTTTTCATACCACATTACTCAAAAATAAGTTTCCGCAAATACTGAGTGATATTACAGCTCTAATGATGTGCCATCTTTTGTTTGGCTTGAGTGTATTCTTGATGATAGCAATGGGGGCTGACAAACTGAGCCGTGCGCCGCACTATCTTGTGTTTGCCTTTACACAACTTAGTTTTGCTCTTGTATTAATGTATCGACCTGCGGCAGTTATTTGGGCAAGTGTTCTTGCATTTATAGGCCTATTATTTTTTGAATCAGTCTTGATGTTTTTTTTAGCGCTAAACTTATTGCTACTAATATCGTTATATTTACCAAAACGGCTCAATTGTTCTTATCAGATAACTATCACACCTTGGACATTTTGGTTGAGTTATTTTAAAGACAACATTTGGTCTCTGACTTGGCGCTTTACCATGAGTGGGTTAGTGTTTTGGGCGGTTTTTATCATAGTGACTGAGCGTTCTGATCTTGTGCATTGGTATGCTCTTGGAGGTGCGCTAATAAACCAGTTATGGTGGTCAAGTCTATTTATAGAAACGAACAAGTATGTTAAAGAACATCGGCTATTTTGGAGAAGTTTAAATCAGTTACCGCAAATAAAGCGATCTCAGCACGCGTATTTGATTGCGCTATCAAGCATGTTTACTTTGCCAATGCTTTGCCTTTTCTCATCGCATTTGAGTATGTGGGTTAGTTTATTGATCACGCCGCTTGTACTGATTCTTTGCAAGAATAGGCCGCAATTTATGGCTGTGGTCTGGGCTTCATTGGCAATAAGCTTCATTATGCTAATGGTCATTTTTTAG
- a CDS encoding FlgO family outer membrane protein: MRLCILALFTLLSGCQLLNEIKREEELANPKGVEGSLPMEVKGMSSFSLHQYTSNLASQLYRGEAGRLRNASIAVMSFTMATELGQKTAVQQSSGLSQQIQESLITQMTQLGYSMVEHRLSNSITVSEHHEDMLTRDLNNLRARQNIDYVILGTITRQEHANMINARLVNVLNGQVISAGFAEVPINVMWTDEKVQMRNDKLYRAEY; encoded by the coding sequence ATGCGCCTGTGTATATTAGCCCTTTTCACGTTATTAAGTGGCTGCCAGTTATTAAATGAGATTAAACGAGAAGAAGAACTAGCTAACCCCAAGGGGGTAGAGGGGTCGTTACCTATGGAGGTAAAGGGCATGTCTAGTTTCTCACTTCACCAATACACTAGTAATTTAGCTTCGCAGTTATATCGAGGTGAAGCGGGCAGGCTTAGAAATGCTAGTATTGCCGTTATGAGCTTCACTATGGCAACTGAGTTGGGGCAAAAAACTGCCGTTCAGCAAAGCAGTGGTCTTAGCCAGCAAATTCAAGAAAGTTTGATAACCCAAATGACCCAACTAGGTTATAGCATGGTTGAACATAGACTTAGCAATTCAATCACAGTCAGTGAACATCATGAGGATATGTTGACACGTGACCTTAACAACCTTAGAGCTCGTCAAAACATTGACTACGTTATTCTTGGCACTATCACACGACAAGAGCATGCAAACATGATTAATGCGCGTTTGGTTAATGTCCTCAATGGGCAAGTGATTTCAGCAGGTTTTGCAGAAGTACCGATTAACGTCATGTGGACAGACGAAAAAGTACAAATGCGCAACGACAAACTATACCGAGCAGAGTATTAA
- a CDS encoding thymidylate synthase: MDQYLNLCRRIVDEGVWVENERTGKRCLSVINADLEYNVAANEFPLVTTRKSYWKAAIAELLGYLRGYNNAAQFRAIGCNTWNANANDNEAWLQNPYRKGEDDMGRVYGVQGRNWRNSEGKEFDQLRKIYNDLRNGVDDRGEILTFYNPGEFEMGCLRPCMHTHTFSLLGDTLYLTSSQRSCDVPLGQNFNQIQVFTLLALMAQITGHKPGKAYHKIVNAHIYEDQLELMRDVQLKREPFPSPKLHINPEIKTLEDIETWVTLDDFDVEGYQYHEPIAYPFSV; this comes from the coding sequence ATGGACCAGTATTTAAATTTATGCCGTCGCATCGTTGATGAAGGTGTGTGGGTTGAAAACGAAAGAACCGGTAAACGTTGCTTATCAGTTATTAACGCTGATTTAGAATACAATGTAGCTGCGAATGAATTTCCTCTAGTAACAACTAGAAAAAGCTATTGGAAAGCAGCCATTGCTGAGTTGCTTGGTTATCTTCGTGGTTATAATAACGCTGCGCAATTTCGCGCTATTGGTTGCAATACTTGGAACGCCAATGCGAATGATAACGAAGCCTGGTTGCAAAACCCTTATCGTAAAGGTGAAGACGATATGGGTCGTGTTTACGGTGTACAAGGTCGTAACTGGCGTAACTCAGAAGGTAAAGAATTTGATCAGTTACGAAAAATCTATAACGATTTACGTAATGGTGTTGATGACCGTGGTGAGATTCTGACATTTTATAATCCAGGTGAATTTGAAATGGGGTGTTTACGCCCATGTATGCACACACATACTTTTTCTCTATTGGGTGATACGCTATATTTAACATCATCACAACGTTCATGTGACGTGCCGTTAGGTCAAAACTTCAACCAAATACAAGTGTTTACTTTATTGGCATTAATGGCGCAAATTACGGGTCACAAACCCGGTAAGGCATACCACAAAATAGTCAATGCGCATATTTATGAAGATCAATTAGAGCTTATGCGCGATGTTCAACTTAAAAGAGAGCCTTTCCCATCTCCTAAGCTACATATTAATCCAGAGATCAAAACCTTAGAAGATATTGAAACATGGGTAACACTCGACGATTTTGACGTTGAGGGTTATCAATACCATGAGCCAATTGCTTATCCTTTCTCTGTGTAA
- a CDS encoding ABC transporter ATP-binding protein codes for MIEVKNLTKSFANKIVFQNYSSVFNANKLCIEAENGLGKTTLFTIIAGLDPHYSGEILLGGNKVAKLQNKVAIASDKIPFPTFLTAKQILTLTQSSWQCKWPDAFCEMLHFNQFLDTKVGELSSGNQKKLQLINAMMRHCDYLILDEPSAALDTESVKALLAWIEQYKGQLIISCHEPEPFVEIGFEQQPLFGE; via the coding sequence GTGATTGAAGTAAAAAATCTTACCAAGAGCTTTGCAAATAAAATCGTTTTTCAAAATTACTCAAGCGTTTTTAATGCAAATAAGCTGTGTATTGAAGCCGAAAATGGCTTGGGGAAAACAACGTTATTTACCATTATTGCTGGCCTCGACCCTCATTACAGTGGGGAAATTTTATTAGGTGGAAATAAGGTTGCGAAATTACAAAATAAAGTTGCTATTGCCTCAGACAAAATTCCTTTTCCTACTTTTTTAACTGCGAAACAAATATTGACGCTCACGCAGTCTAGTTGGCAATGTAAATGGCCAGATGCATTTTGTGAGATGTTACATTTCAATCAGTTTCTCGATACTAAAGTAGGTGAGTTGTCTTCGGGTAACCAAAAGAAACTGCAATTAATTAATGCCATGATGCGTCACTGTGATTATTTAATTCTAGATGAGCCGAGTGCAGCGCTTGATACAGAGAGTGTAAAAGCGCTACTAGCTTGGATTGAGCAGTATAAAGGGCAATTAATAATTAGTTGTCATGAGCCAGAGCCTTTCGTTGAAATTGGCTTTGAACAGCAGCCCTTGTTCGGAGAGTAA
- a CDS encoding FlgO family outer membrane protein, whose translation MKALLTSLLALSVMGCATMQENYESNAQTIHSTKITRSIQSPMNTNQFFQAETPEQKQMFGTHNGPKKNINHYVRGMMQDLASNLKYVNQNTPLAVASFVFLDDKYDEGTLLGNQISESFMHELYQYGIPVIDFKTTGYMRVTPKGDFVFSRDYLELDEEQNFQYVMAGTLVNHKGGVLVNVRVVGLQSKAVVGSAQGLIPQSVLDALGSSERTDGIMLKSNAR comes from the coding sequence ATGAAAGCACTGTTAACATCATTATTAGCATTATCAGTTATGGGCTGCGCTACAATGCAAGAGAATTACGAGAGTAATGCGCAAACTATTCATTCGACTAAAATAACACGCAGTATACAGTCACCTATGAATACCAATCAGTTCTTTCAAGCTGAAACGCCTGAGCAAAAGCAAATGTTTGGTACACATAATGGCCCTAAAAAAAACATCAACCATTATGTCCGCGGTATGATGCAAGACTTGGCGTCAAACCTAAAATATGTAAATCAAAATACGCCATTGGCTGTTGCCAGCTTTGTATTTTTAGACGACAAGTATGACGAGGGGACGCTACTAGGCAACCAGATCTCAGAAAGCTTTATGCATGAGCTATATCAATACGGTATCCCTGTTATCGACTTCAAAACAACAGGCTATATGCGTGTAACACCAAAAGGTGATTTCGTATTCAGTCGTGATTATCTAGAGCTTGATGAAGAGCAAAACTTTCAATATGTGATGGCAGGTACTCTAGTCAATCATAAAGGCGGTGTATTAGTTAACGTCCGTGTTGTTGGCTTGCAAAGTAAAGCGGTTGTCGGCTCTGCTCAAGGCTTAATCCCGCAATCTGTATTAGATGCACTTGGCAGCAGTGAGCGCACTGACGGGATCATGTTGAAATCAAATGCAAGATAG
- a CDS encoding FlgO family outer membrane protein, translating into MKTLSLLSILTSAVTLSGCSLLMGQPAMSQSVVVMNEQPMETDAVSTKMQSEIEHEEIQPTKPDYVPMNHFVKLDNYVEQMAIELSDLLNEAQKMSTELAVASFVRLDGTLQTSDQLGNQLAETFMHQLHRFGYQVVDTKLMDNVYISRKGDYVFSRKSESKFNSDAAEYVLSGTMLYRDKGVLVNARVMSLESKKVIATSSKMIPWYVLRTENILVSSR; encoded by the coding sequence ATGAAAACTCTCTCTTTGCTCTCAATTTTAACGTCAGCTGTTACTCTTTCTGGCTGCAGTTTATTAATGGGACAGCCAGCTATGAGTCAATCCGTGGTTGTGATGAATGAGCAGCCAATGGAGACAGACGCAGTCTCTACTAAAATGCAGTCTGAGATTGAACATGAAGAAATTCAGCCAACTAAGCCTGACTATGTACCAATGAATCATTTTGTAAAACTCGACAATTATGTGGAGCAGATGGCCATTGAGTTGTCTGATTTGTTAAATGAGGCACAAAAGATGTCGACAGAGCTCGCTGTTGCTTCATTTGTTCGTTTAGATGGCACGTTGCAGACCAGTGATCAGTTAGGGAATCAATTGGCTGAAACATTTATGCATCAATTACATCGATTTGGCTATCAAGTTGTTGATACTAAACTGATGGATAATGTGTATATTTCTCGAAAGGGAGATTATGTTTTTAGCCGAAAGTCTGAATCAAAATTTAACTCTGATGCAGCTGAATATGTGTTATCTGGCACCATGCTTTATCGCGATAAAGGTGTGCTCGTGAATGCCCGTGTTATGTCGCTTGAAAGCAAAAAGGTCATAGCAACATCGAGCAAAATGATCCCTTGGTATGTATTGAGAACAGAAAACATTTTAGTGTCTTCGAGATAA
- a CDS encoding TonB-dependent receptor, with protein sequence MFKLSPVMLLLSAALPFSAIANQVSGTVLDKNNQPVANAKVSIMGSLKAVETNSKGQFVLSGIKPGKVELHAAASGFAHFNSIYDLTESGLKDIKVSLTPSAIEVIDVVASPFHASNMESATPVSVLSGDALRNQQSATLGDSLAKEVGVHTNFHAGVASTPIIRGLSGPRVLITQNGLDVSDASRVGPDHSVSSEASTAEQIEVLRGPATLFYGSGAIGGVVNVVDKRVPREVEQSGEWLIEHDSVDNQKLASVNINTGSDNIAVHFDGFYRESDDYKVPVKDEHGSNKIANSGEESKGATAGASYILDNGYVGVSVGKLEREYGIPGHSHGDEEVPVFAELEQDRIQLLSELRFTDSLIDSLHTRVAYTDYEHAEIEHGVVGTIFANETVEAKFDALHRDMNGWRGGFSLHYKRSDFSAQGAEAFTPPSETETLAFAWMEERHFDDVLLQLGARVERVTIDAPKVVLPEVELHVHDDHDHDHDHDHDHDHDHDHDHDHDHGAEGRVFAVDQEFNPVSLSAGLVWDFTPGYNLGVSISRSQRAPSAAELFSFGPHIGTRTFEVGAMFDLHETDNVHFDFDTKQDVELETANNIDLTFRKLEGDFGVVVNVFYNQVDNYYYQTPTEVFAPSGHEHHDHGEHDHDSHDHGDHEGHDEHSDELPVYVFKTDDVTLYGFEAQFAWQVTSELKTEFFTDYVNASLDKGGDLPMIPPLRFGTKFNYQTGQFSANLDVIRYQKQDKIAYLETATDGYTMVDASIAYHLPVGEHEVTFYAKGHNLTDTEARVHSSFLKELAPRPGRSIALGIRGVF encoded by the coding sequence ATGTTTAAGTTATCTCCCGTAATGTTGCTACTGTCAGCAGCACTTCCTTTTTCTGCAATTGCAAACCAAGTTTCAGGCACTGTTTTAGATAAAAATAATCAACCAGTCGCTAATGCTAAAGTTTCTATTATGGGCAGCCTGAAAGCTGTTGAAACCAATTCAAAAGGTCAATTTGTTTTATCTGGCATTAAGCCTGGAAAAGTAGAGTTACATGCAGCAGCTTCAGGTTTTGCACACTTTAACTCGATCTATGATTTAACTGAGTCAGGGTTAAAGGATATAAAAGTATCTTTAACGCCTTCAGCCATTGAAGTTATTGATGTGGTTGCAAGCCCATTTCATGCGTCAAATATGGAATCAGCGACACCTGTGAGTGTTTTATCAGGCGATGCGCTGCGCAATCAACAGTCAGCAACCTTGGGTGACAGTTTAGCCAAAGAGGTGGGCGTACATACTAACTTCCATGCAGGCGTTGCGAGTACACCAATTATTCGCGGCTTGAGTGGTCCTCGCGTTTTGATTACCCAAAATGGCTTAGATGTAAGTGATGCATCTCGTGTTGGCCCTGATCATTCAGTTTCTTCAGAAGCATCAACGGCTGAGCAAATTGAAGTACTTCGAGGTCCTGCAACCTTGTTTTACGGTAGTGGCGCAATTGGTGGTGTTGTTAATGTTGTTGATAAACGCGTCCCAAGAGAGGTAGAGCAATCTGGAGAGTGGCTAATAGAGCATGATTCAGTAGATAACCAGAAATTAGCATCAGTAAATATTAATACTGGCAGCGATAATATCGCAGTGCATTTTGATGGTTTTTATAGAGAGTCTGATGACTACAAAGTACCAGTAAAAGATGAGCATGGTAGTAATAAAATTGCCAATAGTGGCGAAGAATCAAAGGGTGCTACAGCAGGTGCAAGCTATATATTAGATAATGGGTATGTGGGCGTATCTGTCGGTAAATTAGAACGTGAATATGGCATTCCAGGTCATAGCCATGGTGATGAAGAGGTGCCTGTTTTTGCTGAACTTGAGCAAGACCGTATTCAGTTGTTAAGTGAGCTGCGATTCACAGATAGCCTAATTGATAGCTTACACACACGTGTTGCCTACACTGATTATGAACACGCTGAAATAGAGCATGGAGTAGTGGGGACTATTTTCGCAAACGAAACAGTTGAAGCAAAGTTTGATGCACTACATCGTGACATGAATGGCTGGCGAGGTGGTTTTAGTCTTCATTATAAACGCAGTGATTTCTCAGCACAGGGTGCTGAAGCATTTACACCGCCATCAGAAACTGAAACCTTGGCATTTGCTTGGATGGAAGAGCGACACTTTGACGATGTTTTATTACAGTTAGGTGCACGAGTTGAACGTGTCACTATCGATGCACCAAAAGTAGTGTTGCCTGAAGTCGAGCTTCATGTGCATGATGACCACGACCACGACCACGACCACGACCACGACCACGACCACGACCACGACCACGACCACGACCACGACCACGGCGCGGAAGGTCGCGTATTCGCAGTCGACCAAGAGTTCAACCCTGTTAGTCTTTCTGCTGGCTTAGTGTGGGACTTTACACCGGGCTATAACTTAGGCGTGTCTATTTCTCGTTCTCAACGAGCCCCTTCAGCTGCTGAGCTGTTCTCATTTGGGCCTCACATTGGCACACGCACCTTTGAAGTGGGTGCAATGTTTGATTTGCACGAAACAGACAATGTGCACTTTGATTTTGATACTAAGCAGGATGTGGAACTAGAAACGGCGAACAACATTGATCTGACTTTTAGAAAGCTTGAAGGAGACTTTGGTGTTGTAGTCAATGTGTTCTATAACCAAGTTGATAACTATTATTACCAGACACCGACAGAAGTGTTCGCGCCAAGTGGTCATGAGCATCATGATCATGGTGAGCACGACCATGATAGCCACGACCACGGCGATCATGAAGGTCATGATGAGCATTCTGATGAATTACCTGTGTATGTGTTTAAAACAGATGATGTCACCCTGTATGGCTTCGAAGCACAATTTGCTTGGCAAGTAACGAGTGAACTAAAGACTGAGTTCTTTACAGACTATGTGAATGCGAGTTTAGACAAAGGCGGTGATTTACCTATGATCCCGCCACTGCGTTTTGGTACCAAATTTAATTATCAGACAGGCCAATTCAGTGCAAACCTAGACGTTATTCGTTATCAAAAGCAAGACAAGATTGCATACCTTGAAACAGCGACAGATGGATACACTATGGTTGATGCGTCTATTGCCTACCATTTACCTGTTGGCGAGCATGAAGTTACTTTCTATGCAAAAGGTCACAACCTGACAGACACAGAAGCGAGAGTACATAGCTCATTCTTGAAAGAGTTAGCCCCACGACCAGGCAGAAGTATTGCGCTTGGTATCAGAGGCGTTTTCTAA
- a CDS encoding sulfite exporter TauE/SafE family protein: MNDLLLLVLYCAILGSGVGFLAGLLGIGGGLIIVPVLSAILLHFDVLPAEQVVIAAIATSLASILFTSTSSALAHHKNGNVPWQVAPWIMSGVALGALVSGFMASLLPEAVVRIIFSVCVVLIALKMLYSSRKAATPPSRALPNGPILTFFTSITGGLSAMIGIGGGALLVPLLTFFSMDMKKAIGCASACGIVIALFGSLGYISAGSKHFELAQGFAGFVYLPALLGIVSTSWFMAPIGAKSTQYLPVSTIKKIFAALLMVIAANMIVN, translated from the coding sequence ATGAATGACTTGTTACTGCTTGTCCTCTACTGTGCCATTTTGGGCAGTGGTGTAGGCTTTTTAGCCGGGTTATTAGGGATAGGTGGTGGCCTTATCATAGTACCTGTATTAAGCGCTATTTTGTTGCATTTTGATGTTCTTCCAGCAGAACAGGTAGTGATTGCAGCGATCGCAACCTCTTTGGCTTCTATTCTATTTACTTCGACGTCTTCGGCTTTAGCTCATCATAAAAATGGTAATGTACCGTGGCAAGTCGCACCTTGGATCATGTCAGGTGTGGCTTTAGGGGCTTTAGTGAGTGGCTTTATGGCCTCTCTTCTACCTGAAGCGGTAGTTAGGATTATTTTCTCTGTTTGTGTGGTTCTAATTGCTTTAAAAATGCTCTACAGCAGCAGGAAAGCAGCGACACCGCCTTCGAGAGCCTTACCAAATGGCCCTATTTTAACTTTTTTTACCAGTATTACAGGTGGCCTTTCTGCGATGATTGGTATCGGAGGGGGGGCGTTACTTGTACCTTTGTTGACGTTTTTCTCAATGGATATGAAAAAAGCCATCGGCTGTGCATCCGCTTGTGGTATTGTAATCGCCTTATTTGGGTCGCTGGGTTATATCAGTGCAGGTAGTAAGCATTTTGAGTTGGCTCAAGGCTTTGCTGGGTTTGTTTATTTACCGGCTCTACTAGGCATTGTTTCAACCTCCTGGTTTATGGCGCCAATAGGCGCAAAATCGACGCAATATTTACCTGTTTCAACAATAAAAAAAATCTTTGCAGCGCTACTCATGGTTATCGCTGCCAACATGATTGTTAATTAA